GGCATGGAAGACAAGGCAAACGGCTCTGTTGACACAAAAAGGTATCATTTCCAATTAGTATAATAATAGTTTATTATTCATAAGTATTTGGAGGAACATGTTTCACGGTTGTTACAGTTGAAATTGCTTACGCACTAAGATGAATGCCTTCATTGTGACCTGACAGCCCGGTGGAGAACGGACAGCTGCCGGACCCTGCAAACTGGGGGGTTGCCGATGTTGTAAACTACTTCAAAGCAACAGGGTTCGAGGAGCAAGCCACGGCTTTCCAAGATCAGGTTGGGTGGCTCTTCCTGCTCAAAATTCTCATCACATGATGAAAGCAAACTAGGATGTCAGTGaaatatttctctctctgcctgacAGGAAATCGATGGCAAGTCCCTGCTGCTGATGACCCGCAACGATGTCCTGACGGGGCTGTCAATAAAGCTAGGCCCTGCACTGAAAATCTATGAGTATCACGTAAAGCAGCTGCAGACACAACACCTGAAGAGCAACGCCTCGTAGCACTGCAGGCCGCagtgacaccccccccccagctcAGTGACAATCATCGCGTCAAGAGACACCAGGTTAGCTGCCACTTCACAAAGACTCCTCTGGCCACAGTGGCACCTTAACAGAGTTTGAATGCTGTATGTTTTTATAAGCTCAGAACTCCAAAAGCGGTTTTCTCAGTAGTGTTCAGCCATTCTTATTTCTACTgcttgatatttgtattttatctttttttttatttaaaagaaagacatttaatgaagaattgtgtgtgtggtgtgtatgtgCAAAGTGAGTTAACCCAAGACTgtttaaaaacaagtatttgtaTATAAGATGATCATATAGTTGAAAACTGTGTATGTTGCCGTACCCGAACCCTTTGATACTTGCAGGAAATGATTCTGGGATGTCCTTTTTTCCCTAAAATCACTTTTTATGCTCTAAGATCTGAAGCTGAGTCACTGAAACGTCCTCAGCATGTAACAATGAAAGATTTTGTTTTCCCAGAAACAAGTTTAATAAATGCCCCCACACTTAAATGATCTAGCCCCGAGGctgttgattaaaacaaatatttctgtgtatGTATAATTTTTATGTTCCAACCTGTGGTGCTTTCAGAATTGTCAAATAGACAGCTGTTTAACTCATGTATGACAAATGAATATGTGCAAATAACACTGGAGTTTGACCATCTGAATCAAAGATTTGCAATAAATGGTGCTCTTTTCTCACAAAAGGACAATAATAGTAGagtcatttatttcatttactttcAGCAGAAGCCAGAATCATGTTTGGATATCTTCAGTTGTAGTcggaaaatattttaaagttaatatttAGTTCTCagaactttattattattattattattattattattattatttcataacGTAGCTCTTGGTTGATAGATCAGAGCAGTAGCATTTCCTGGTTTATGTAGTTGCCTTCACAGCTTGGCTTGCTGTTTCCTGCGCACCGTCCCTGTGATGCTGCCTGAAGGGTTATCCAAGGCAAGAAGAACCTGTAAGATAAGACAGATGttataataacagtaaataataaacaaataataacagtaaataaTCAAAACCGATAACAGAACTCACTTCATCTTTGTTGTTGATCCCCATTTTTGTCATGTCTATGGTGATGTAATGCTGGTTGGGCATGACCATCTCTATTTCATCAACCTAAAAGACAGAATTCTTACAGCATGAGCTTTTCTGAATGAGCTGGTTGGGCATGTGGCATAATATTGAACACAAAATTGTTCTTATTGGATGTTAAACAAATCTTAAAATGTAAGTGCTTAAACTATGCATTCCTTTGTCTGTTGCACACAGTACTGCGTGATACACAATTTGTACCTTACAGTCACTCATGGTGTGTGCAATAATAATCAGGGAGTttacattattgttttatttaccacCTGTGTCGAGAAAATCTGGTTGAAAAATAACCTTTATACTTTGCCACGTTGGGGCCTAGAATGTAATGGTATTGGGCTTTGAAAGTCCATGGAGTATATGATATAGTTTAGAAGGAGTGGGAACCCATATTAATGTTAACTGTTGTATTACGGACAATACTGTTCATGTGCTGTTAAATTCCTGCTTTCTTCTTTTGCTATGTCTTAAACAGATTATACCTAGAGGTTTGATATAAATCTTGTGATTGAACATTAGGACTTACCTCAGGAATTCGATCCAGGACCAGAACCTGTGTTTCATAAAGGGTCTTCTGCACAGAGGGTGAGAACTCTCCGAGATCATAAGGACCAGCAAACTTCTCAATTATCGTCTCCTTCACACACTTCCTGTGAGGACGTGATGGGATGGTCATTCGATTAGGAGATCATtcttcatttcttattttccttCTATTTTGTGATCAGAActcataacatttttttttgttgtttgacatAAAGTTACAGACGACCAAGATGTGTAAGCAGTGTCCTACGCAAGTCTTTTCACGGATAATTACCATGCAGCATCAAAGTCGATATCTTGACTCTTGCTGTAGCGCCACCTAGCAAAGACAGAGGTGCAGAAACACCTGTCCTTGGTCTCTTGCAGAGTGGTGAAGCGGTCTTTGTGGAAACCCTCAAAACCAGACTGGGTGGTTTTCAGCAGCGTCATGTTCTTCACCCCGCTGTGAACCACCGGGATGCCTGTGCACCGAGTCAGTGAGTATGCAGAAATCCAGTTACATTTGGATTTGACTGAAGCCTGTCATCAGCATCAGCAATATTCAGCAATGCCAAGCTCATCTCTCAGTTTATAATACTTCATAAAACATCCAAACCAAGAGATTTTAGTTAAAACTGGACACAGATGAAGCATCCAATAACTCCAAATCATTTTTCACATGTACTTCTAAACTAATAAAACAATTGAGGCTGCCACAAGATAACACCATCTGAGCCAAGATCAGGCAAGTACAATTATGGTTTAGCTTTTACGAGTTTATGAGATTTACAAAGCCCCTCACAAAAAACgaggaaatacatgttttaactatataagtgtgtgtgtggttgtgcttACCATTGAGATTCTGTTCAGCATCACAGAAGCGCAAAGATTCAGGGCAAATGATAAAGGCATGAGCATGCTCTACGCCATTCTGAGAAAACATATGACAATCGCAAACATGGTGAAAATCATGTTCACATTATTTAAGGTGTTCTTCATTCATTGTGtggctttaaaaatatgaatgatggAGAAACATAGTAAGATGTCATGCCAAGAAAAGCATTATAACCACGGCTTGCTTGGTGTGCTCTGCGGTTAAAAAGACTTCTTCTGCAGTGTCATTGGTTCCACTTGTGCTTTTCGCTTCATGAAAAGTAAGAACTGTATCTTAAAACTGAACCCTGGGTTTTACCTTCTCCAACCTTCTCCATGGAGCCTCCTCCATGTGAACTTTGGCCTTCAGCACATGGTTGAAAGCGGTCAGGAAATGATGACAGATATCCAAGGAGAACTGCTCAATGGTCCTTACCTGAACAGAGGAGTATAGCATAAAAAGCATGCTGTAATTAAAGCCTCTAAAAATATCCAAAtagaaacataaagaaagtccagataaaaacaaaagtaaaccttgattttatttgatcagTGTGTTTGCGTCTGCGGTTGACAAGGTTCACTTTGCCAGTATAGTGAAGCCAAACAGTGACTTTAGTCGAAGTGTCCTAGTTTAATAAATGCATAATGcgtataaaaatatacatttaataggAGCAATAAGGTAATGTAACAGTACTGTAAGTTTACATGAATGCTGCAGGATTTTTATTCACCCCAGACATTTGTGTCGCTGCATTTTGTTCTTTGAAACTACATGACAAACAATTTTTTCTTCTcctgaatttgaaaaaagataGCTAAGGTAGGTAGGTAAggggtttatatttgtatgtccAAGACCTGACAACAATTCAACCGTATTCCTATCTACGTCTTAATGGCGACAGAAAAAAGAGTTGATAACAACACCATTTTTGTAAACACTTCCTAAAAACTCAAATTTTATCAGAGTGGAGAGTCACGTCCTAACTGCCCTTTGTTACTTTCTGTGGATGGACATTGCTTTTAATAGAGTGATAGAAGTGTAAGGCGGGTAGAAAGTGGAAAGAGTGTAGTAGACGGTCTGGAGGCTGTGGGCCTTACCTCCTTGAGCTTGGCCAGGGCATGGACGGTGTTTTTGATGGTGTCGGTGGGGATGATGTCTGAGTTGTCTCCAGTTAGATAATCCTTGCGGGATTTGAGAGTGAGCTCCACATCAGCTTTCAGCTCGATGATGTAGTGATGGCTGCCCTGTCTCCTGATCACCAGCACCTTCACTGTGTTTTTGCCGTAGCCTGTTCGCACAAACTCCAcattctgcacacacagagaactCATCACTGACAAGCCTCTGTTTCCATTAATAGTGTTCTGGGCCAATCGTGCATGCAGCCTGCATAGTATATTAGAGTTTTGCATatcacaatacaaaatatatatagtttttacttttaaatagtGTTTGATTTAGGAGaaataacacatacagtatttatatatatatatatatatatatatatatatatatattgttagaTATCAGCAGTCTCATGTGGCAACCTGGTATCCTc
This DNA window, taken from Eleginops maclovinus isolate JMC-PN-2008 ecotype Puerto Natales chromosome 9, JC_Emac_rtc_rv5, whole genome shotgun sequence, encodes the following:
- the samd13 gene encoding sterile alpha motif domain-containing protein 13; this encodes MKNYCNFTDSGMEDKANGSVDTKSPVENGQLPDPANWGVADVVNYFKATGFEEQATAFQDQEIDGKSLLLMTRNDVLTGLSIKLGPALKIYEYHVKQLQTQHLKSNAS
- the uox gene encoding uricase produces the protein MTFKNKKKRAKVAPLSLQNHPQWVAAPFAGGTEDREAAGQGKKDTMAAASDQNVEFVRTGYGKNTVKVLVIRRQGSHHYIIELKADVELTLKSRKDYLTGDNSDIIPTDTIKNTVHALAKLKEVRTIEQFSLDICHHFLTAFNHVLKAKVHMEEAPWRRLEKNGVEHAHAFIICPESLRFCDAEQNLNGIPVVHSGVKNMTLLKTTQSGFEGFHKDRFTTLQETKDRCFCTSVFARWRYSKSQDIDFDAAWKCVKETIIEKFAGPYDLGEFSPSVQKTLYETQVLVLDRIPEVDEIEMVMPNQHYITIDMTKMGINNKDEVLLALDNPSGSITGTVRRKQQAKL